One Streptomyces dangxiongensis genomic window, GGAGATCGTCACGAGCATGGTGCCGAGTCTCCCGGTCCCCGGCCCCTGTGACCAGAGGTTTTCCGCATCCCGGTGGTCGGCCGTGGCGCCGGGACCGGCCGCCTGGACCTGCGGTGGGGCGCTGTCGTCGCCGGTCTCACCGCCGCCCGCGAAGGCGCCCTGCCGTGCCGTGTGATCTCCGTTATGGCCCCCGGCACCCGGACCTGGTGAAGTGAGTGCTCGTCAACTGACCAGTGACAGAAGGGGGAACCATGACCATCGGCCAGGGAGTCCGGGTACGCGGGAGAGCCGCCGCCGTCGTGGCGGCCGGCGCCGTCCTGGGTGCGGGGGTCCTCGCGACCGCTCCGGCTCGCGCGCTCACGCCGACGCCCGCCGCGAGGGTGGTGCCCGCCGCCGCGGCGGCGCCGCAGGTGCAGGCCCAGGGCGCGTACGCGATGGACGCGGCCACCGGCAAGCAGCTCTTCGGCAAGGCGCCGAACGGACAGCTCCGGACCGGCTCCACCACGAAGATCATGACGGCGCTCGTGGTGCTGTCCCAGCGGAACGTTGACCTCGACCGCAAGGTGAGGATCAGGAAGGAGTACACGGACTACGTCATCGACCCGGTCACGCACACCCAGCGCTACTCCAGCGCGAACCTGATCCTCGGCGACTCGATGAAGGTGCGCGACCTGCTGTACGGGCTGCTGCTGCCCTCGGGCTGCGACGCGGCGTACGCGCTCGCCGACACGTACGGGTCGGGCACGACGACGGCCCAGCGCACCAAGTCGTTCATCGGCAAGATGAACGCCAAGGCCCGCGAACTCGGCCTGGCCAACACCCACTTCGATTCCTTCGACGGGGTGTCCGACGGCAAGAACCACGCCTCGCCGCGTGATCTGGCCAAGCTGGCCGGGACCGCGCTCAAGAACAAGACGTTCAAAGCGGTCGTCGGCCGGAAGGTCTACGGCGACATGAAGTCCTACCGGCCCGGCGGCGGGACGCACGCGATGAACGCGTGGAAGAACACCAACACGCTGCTCGGCTCCTACCGGGGCGCGATCGGCGTGAAGACCGGCTCGGGACCGGAGGCGAAGTTCTGCCTGGTGTTCGCCGCGACCCGCGGGTCAAGGACCGTGGTGGGCACCGTGCTCGCGGACACCTCGGTGGACCAGCGGGTCAAGGACGCGACGAAGATCCTGGACTACGGCTTCGCCCAGCGCGGCTGAGCAGGGCCGGGGGGCTCACCCGATCCCCCCGGCATCCCCGGGCCCGGATCCGCACCCGGGGGCCCGGCCCGCCGGGGCGGCTACGACAGCCGCGACTGGACCTGGGAGGAGATCAGCTCCAGGTGGTCCAGGTCGTCGAGGTCCAGCACCTGGAGGTAGATCCGCCGCGAGCCGATCGCCGCGTACCGGCCGATCTTGTCGACGACCTCGGCCGGGGAGCCGGCCAGGCCGTTGGCCTTCAGCTCGTCCACCTCGCGGCCGATGACTGCGGCCCGTCGGGCCACCTCCCGGTCGTCCCTGCCGACGCAGACCACGAGCGCGTTGGAGTACGTCAGGTCGTCCGCGTCGCGGCCGGCCTCCACCGCGGCGGCCCGCACCCGGCCGAACTGCCGCTCGCTGTCCTCGAGCGAGGCGAACGGGATGTTGAACTCGTCGGCGTACCGGGCGGCGAGCCGGGGCGTACGGGTCGCGCCGTGGCCGCCGATGAGCACCGGCACCTTCCGCTGGGCGGGCTTGGGCAGCGCGGGCGAGTCGGTGAGGTCGTAGTACGTGCCGTGGAAGTCGAAGGTCTTGCCGGCCTCGGTCGCCCACAGCCCGGTGACGATCGCCAGTTGCTCCTCCAGCCGGGCGAACTTCTCCTTCGGGAACGGGATGCCGTACGCCTTGTGCTCCTCCTCGAACCAGCCCGCTCCCAGGCCCAGTTCGACCCGGCCGCCGGACATCTGGTCGACCTGGGCGACCTGGATGGCGAGCACGCCGGGCAACCGGAAGGTGCCGGCCGTCATCAGGGTGCCCAGGCGGATGCGCTTGGTCTCACGGGCCAGCCCGGCCAGCGTGATCCAGGCATCCGTGGGACCGGGCAGGCCGTGCACGCTGCCCATGCGGAGGTAGTGGTCGGAGCGGAAGAAGGCGTCGAAGCCGAGGTCCTCGGTGGCCCTGGCCACGGTGAGCAGGGTGTCGTAGGTGGCGCCCTGCTGGGGTTCGGTGAAGATTCGAAGGTCCATACACCTATCCTGCACGCCGCGGACCGCCCCGGCCGCGCCGGTACCACCCGGCAGGGCCGGCCCCGGTCGGGTGAACCTCCGCCCGGACCCGCCGCGAGTTCGTCCCGCGCGTCCCGCGCGTCCCGTGCATCCCGCGCGTCGTCACAGAGCGCCGGAGGGACTGCTGCTCTCGTTGCCGCTCTCCCGTAACACCTCTTCCCGGGCGGCCAGTTTGCGCAGCATCTCCCGGACGCGGTCGCGGGACTCGTCGGCCGCGTCGATGGCCTCCATGCACTGCCAGTACGTCGTCTCGTCGGCCGCGGCGCTGGCCATGCCGACCAG contains:
- a CDS encoding D-alanyl-D-alanine carboxypeptidase family protein; translation: MTIGQGVRVRGRAAAVVAAGAVLGAGVLATAPARALTPTPAARVVPAAAAAPQVQAQGAYAMDAATGKQLFGKAPNGQLRTGSTTKIMTALVVLSQRNVDLDRKVRIRKEYTDYVIDPVTHTQRYSSANLILGDSMKVRDLLYGLLLPSGCDAAYALADTYGSGTTTAQRTKSFIGKMNAKARELGLANTHFDSFDGVSDGKNHASPRDLAKLAGTALKNKTFKAVVGRKVYGDMKSYRPGGGTHAMNAWKNTNTLLGSYRGAIGVKTGSGPEAKFCLVFAATRGSRTVVGTVLADTSVDQRVKDATKILDYGFAQRG
- a CDS encoding LLM class F420-dependent oxidoreductase, whose amino-acid sequence is MDLRIFTEPQQGATYDTLLTVARATEDLGFDAFFRSDHYLRMGSVHGLPGPTDAWITLAGLARETKRIRLGTLMTAGTFRLPGVLAIQVAQVDQMSGGRVELGLGAGWFEEEHKAYGIPFPKEKFARLEEQLAIVTGLWATEAGKTFDFHGTYYDLTDSPALPKPAQRKVPVLIGGHGATRTPRLAARYADEFNIPFASLEDSERQFGRVRAAAVEAGRDADDLTYSNALVVCVGRDDREVARRAAVIGREVDELKANGLAGSPAEVVDKIGRYAAIGSRRIYLQVLDLDDLDHLELISSQVQSRLS